The following DNA comes from Pseudomonas sp. Tri1.
CACTGCACAGGGCTGGCGCGTCCACCACGTTGACCGGTACGCAACGCTTGTGGGCATCGGCCGAGACCTGGGCGTTGAGCGATTCGTCGTCGGTGGCAGCGATGACCAGACCGCAGCCGTCCAGGTCCGCTTCAAGGTAACCGCGCAGGACGCATTCGCCACCGCTGCCACTGACCAGCTCCCGCAACTGTGACTCGATTTCGGGTGCGACCACCCGCAGCAGCGCGCCGGCATCGGCCAGCAGGCGGGACTTGCGCAAGGCAATCTCGCCGCCGCCGACCACCAGCACACGGCTGCCGCGCAGGTTGTGGAACAGTGGCAAATAGTCCATTTAACCGATGACCTCGATGCCGCCCATGTAGGGTTTCAACACCTCGGGTACACGGATCGAGCCGTCGGCCTGCTGATAGTTTTCCAGCACCGCCACCAGAGTCCGGCCCACCGCCAGGCCGGAGCCATTGAGGGTGTGGACCAGTTCCGGCTTGCCGGTTTCCGGGTTGCGGAAACGCGCCTGCATGCGGCGGGCCTGGAAGTCGCCACAGTTGGAGCACGAGGAAATCTCGCGGTACTTGTCCTGGCTCGGGATCCAGACTTCCAGATCGTAAGTCTTGACCGCGCTGAAACCCATGTCGCCGGTGCACAACGCCAGGGTGCGATACGGCAGCTCCAGCAGTTGCAGGACCTTCTCGGCATTGGCAGTCAGGCTTTCCAGCGCTTCCATGGACTTCGAAGGCTCGACGACCTGGACCATCTCGACTTTGTCGAACTGGTGCTGGCGGATCATGCCACGGGTGTCACGACCCGACGCCCCGGCTTCACTGCGGAAGCACGGCGTGTGGGCGACGAACTTGATCGGCAGTTGCTTGGCGTCGACGATCTCGCCGGCAACGATGTTGGTCAGCGACACTTCGGCGGTCGGGATCAGGTACAGGTCGGCCTCGCCTTCGCGGCTGATCTTGAACAGGTCTTCCTCGAACTTCGGCAACTGCCCGGTGCCCTGCAAGGCCGGCGCCTGCACCAAGTACGGCGTGTAGGCTTCTTCGTAGCCGTGTTCGGTGACGTGCAGGTTGATCATGAACTGCGCCAGGGCGCGATGCAGGCGGGCAATCGGCCCGCGCAACAGGGCAAAACGTGCACCGGAAAGCTTGGCGGCGGTTTCGAAGTCCAGCCAGCCGAACTTCTCGCCGAGGGCCACATGGTCCTGCACCGGGAAATCGAAGGCCTTAGGCGTGCCCCAGCGGCGCACTTCGACGTTGCCCTCTTCATCTTCGCCGACCGGCACCGATTCATGAGGCAGGTTCGGGATACCCAGCAGGATCGAGTCCAGCTCGGTCTGGATCGCGTCCAGTTCGACCTTGCCGGCACTCAACTCGCCCGCCATGCGCTCGACATCGGCCATCAGCGGCGCGATGTCTTCGCCACGTTGCTTGGCCTGGCCAATGGATTTGGAGCGCGCGTTACGTTCAGCCTGCAGGGCTTCGGTGCGAGTCTGGACGGTCTTGCGCTGTTCTTCCAGCGCTTCGATGCGCGCGACGTCCAGGGCAAAGCCACGGGAAGCCAGGCGGTCCGCTACGTCCTGAAGGTTGCTACGTAACAGTTTGGAATCGAGCATGTCGGTCTCTCGTTATCAAAGTTTGGTCAAGGACAGGCCGGCCCAGGTGGCGAGCAGCCCGCCGAATACGCTGATGGCCGCATAGCCCAGGGCCAGCGGCACTTGCCCGCTTTCCAGCAAGCGCACCGTATCCAGTGAAAAGGATGAAAAGGTCGTCAGGCCGCCAAGAAAGCCGACGATCAGGCCCGCACGCACCTCGATCGGCACTTCCGGGCGCATCAAAAACAGACCGTATAGAACACCGATCAGCAGACAGCCCACGATATTAACGGCCAGCGTCGCGGTATAGAAGTGCCGCGGCCAATTTGCGTTGATCCAGTTGCCAGTCGCGAAGCGCACCAATGTACCGGCAATGCCACCGGCGGAAACTGCAAGAATCAGGGGGATCAAGGTTTTCTCCGCTGCCGTGGACTCAAGCGGTCCAATTGCGCCAAGTGGTTGAGCTTCTCGCCGATCTTCAGCTCCAGGCCACGGGGCACCGGCTGATAGAAGCGCTGGGGTTCAAGTTCTTCGGGAAAATAGTCTTCGCCGGCGGCATAGGCGTCCGGTTCATCGTGGGCGTAACGGTACTCATCGCCATAGCCCAGTTGCTTCATGAGCTTGGTCGGCGCGTTGCGCAGGTGCAACGGCACTTCGAGGGAACCATGCTCGGTGGCGCTGCGCATCGCGGCCTTGAAGCCCATGTACACCGCATTGCTTTTCGGCGCGCAGGCCAGGTAGGTGATGGCCTGGGCCACGGCGAGCTCGCCTTCCGGGCTGCCAAGGCGTTCCTGCACATCCCAGGCTGCCAGGCACAGGCTCAGGGCCCGTGGGTCGGCGTTGCCGATGTCTTCACTGGCCATGCGCACCACCCGCCGCGCCAGGTACAACGGATCGCAACCACCGTCGATCATTCGCGCGAACCAATACAAGGCCGCGTCGGGGTTGGAGCCGCGGATGGACTTGTGCAGCGCCGAAATCTGGTCGTAGAACGCCTCGCCGCCCTTGTCGAAGCGCCGACGGGTATCACCCAACAGGCTCTGCAGCAGCTCGACGCCAATCTCGCTGTCGTCTTCGGCCAGGTCCGAGGCGTTTTCCAGCAGGTTGAGCAAGCGCCGACCATCGCCGTCGGCGGCCGAAAACAGCATCTGGAAACCTTCATCGCTAAGGCTCAAATGCCGCTTGCCCAGGCCGCGCTCCTCGGTCAGCGCCCGACGCACCAGCTTGCGCATCGCCGCTTCGTCGAGGCTCTTGAGCACATAGACCCGCGCCCGGGACAGCAACGCGTTGTTGAGTTCGAACGAGGGGTTTTCGGTGGTCGCACCGATAAAGATCAGCGTGCCGTCTTCAACGTAAGGCAGGAACGCATCCTGTTGCGATTTGTTGAAACGGTGCACTTCGTCGACGAACAGGATCGTGCGCTTGCCGTACTGCCCCGCCTGCTGCTTGGCCACTTCCACCGCCTGGCGGATTTCCTTGACCCCGGCCAACACTGCCGACACCGTTTCGAAATGCGCGTCCGAGACTTCCGCCAGCAGCCGCGCCAGGGTGGTCTTGCCCACACCCGGCGGGCCCCAGAAAATCATCGAATGCAGCGCGCCCTGCTCCAGCGCTTCGCGCAGAGGCTTGCCGCGAGCGAGCACATGCTCCTGGCCGACGTACTCATCCAGGTTGGTCGCGCGCAGGCGGGCGGCCAATGGCTGGGCAATCGGGGCGCTTCGAAACAGGTCCATGATTACTTACAAAACCTCCGCTGGGTCCTGTTGCCGATCAGTTAAACAACGAACAACGCAGCCCCCTGTGGGAGCGAGCTTGCTCGCGATAGCGGCGTGTCAGTCAACATTAATACTGACTGATCCAACGCCATCGCGAGCAAGCTCGCTCCCACAAGGACTTTGGGTTTATTCCTGGATCACATCCGCACCCTTGG
Coding sequences within:
- a CDS encoding replication-associated recombination protein A → MDLFRSAPIAQPLAARLRATNLDEYVGQEHVLARGKPLREALEQGALHSMIFWGPPGVGKTTLARLLAEVSDAHFETVSAVLAGVKEIRQAVEVAKQQAGQYGKRTILFVDEVHRFNKSQQDAFLPYVEDGTLIFIGATTENPSFELNNALLSRARVYVLKSLDEAAMRKLVRRALTEERGLGKRHLSLSDEGFQMLFSAADGDGRRLLNLLENASDLAEDDSEIGVELLQSLLGDTRRRFDKGGEAFYDQISALHKSIRGSNPDAALYWFARMIDGGCDPLYLARRVVRMASEDIGNADPRALSLCLAAWDVQERLGSPEGELAVAQAITYLACAPKSNAVYMGFKAAMRSATEHGSLEVPLHLRNAPTKLMKQLGYGDEYRYAHDEPDAYAAGEDYFPEELEPQRFYQPVPRGLELKIGEKLNHLAQLDRLSPRQRRKP
- the serS gene encoding serine--tRNA ligase, encoding MLDSKLLRSNLQDVADRLASRGFALDVARIEALEEQRKTVQTRTEALQAERNARSKSIGQAKQRGEDIAPLMADVERMAGELSAGKVELDAIQTELDSILLGIPNLPHESVPVGEDEEGNVEVRRWGTPKAFDFPVQDHVALGEKFGWLDFETAAKLSGARFALLRGPIARLHRALAQFMINLHVTEHGYEEAYTPYLVQAPALQGTGQLPKFEEDLFKISREGEADLYLIPTAEVSLTNIVAGEIVDAKQLPIKFVAHTPCFRSEAGASGRDTRGMIRQHQFDKVEMVQVVEPSKSMEALESLTANAEKVLQLLELPYRTLALCTGDMGFSAVKTYDLEVWIPSQDKYREISSCSNCGDFQARRMQARFRNPETGKPELVHTLNGSGLAVGRTLVAVLENYQQADGSIRVPEVLKPYMGGIEVIG
- the crcB gene encoding fluoride efflux transporter CrcB, producing MIPLILAVSAGGIAGTLVRFATGNWINANWPRHFYTATLAVNIVGCLLIGVLYGLFLMRPEVPIEVRAGLIVGFLGGLTTFSSFSLDTVRLLESGQVPLALGYAAISVFGGLLATWAGLSLTKL